GTCGTCGCCGGCGTCGCGGCCGGCGCGGTCTGCGCCGCCGGCGTCGCGGCCGGGGCGGGCTGCGTCGCCGCGGGCTGCGGCTGGGGCTTCGCCGTTTCGCTGAACGAGGGCCCCCACAGGAAGGCGGCCCCGAACGCCAGCATCATGACAAACAGGTACGTCCGCCTCGCGGGCGCAGATCGAGCCAGTCGTTTCCACAAGCCCATGACGCGTCTCCGGTTTAGTTCGCGGCCTTGGCCGAATGCCACCAAGCGCGATGGTGGATTTCCAGATCTTCGACGGGGGGAAGCGGGAAATGCTTCAAACCGGTCTGGTCGCCGAGGAAGAAGCCTCTGTCGATCGCGCGGAAGAACCCTTGGGTCCGCGGCGTGCGGGAAACAGTCTTCGTGGTCTTCGTGCCTTCCCTCTTCAGTTGGCGGATGCACTCCATGATGTGCAGCGGGTCCGAGTACGGCAGCGCCCCGGAGAGCCCGCCGTCGGCGTCGAACTCGAGCTTCAGGTCGGCGAAGAAGAGCCGCGGCGCGGAGACCGGTTCCTTCGGATCGGTCATCCGCTTGGCGAAGGCCGCGGGGCCGAGGCCCGAAACGACGAGCGGAATCAGCGGGCAGAGCTCCTGGTACATGTGGACCCGCTGCTGCTCGGCGGCGACGTCGTACGGCGCGGCGTCCAGCGCCAGCGTCCGGCCGTCGGCCGTCGTGAGGAAGAGCTGTCCGAACGCCGACAGCTCCAGATGTTCGAGGACGCGGTAGGTCTTGAGGTACTTGCTCGCGCGGGCCGAGCCGTCGAGGTGCGGCGCGCAGAGCTTCTCGATCTCCTCCGCGCCGAAGTAGGGCCCGACCCCCGCGGGGTCGATCTCGAAGAAGGTCACCCGGCCGCTGGCCAGTTTCTTGGTGCCCACCGCCATGTAGAGGCCGAACGCCTCCGGCTCGAGGTGGGACGCGATCAAGGCTTCGAAGCGGGCGCAGATCATGTAGTAGTGGATCTTCATGGCCCTGCCCTCCATTCAATCGGCCCCGCCCCCTCGGGCGCCTTCTTCCGGCACTGTAATCTTATGCCTGCTCCGCCCGCCGGGGCGCGCCGATCGCCGGCGCCGGGCACAATTTTCCAAATTTCGAGGGAGGTCTCTTGACCCCGTTCGTCGTTCCGGAAGGATCCACCGCCACCATCGCCGTCCTGCTCCGCGGCGCTCTGGGCTGCTCGCACCGCGAGGCGAAGGAACTCGTCCTCGCCGGGCGCGCCCTCGTCAACGGGGTCGCGACGCTCGACGTCGCCGCCCGTCCGCGCGGAGGGGCCGAGATTTCGCTGGCCCCCGAAGGCGCGCCGCGTCCGAAGCGGCCGCTCGAGGGGCCGGGGTTCCGCGTCGTGCACATCGACGAGTGGATCGTCGTCGCCGACAAGGAACCGGGAATCGTGACGGTTCCGACCGCCAACGAATCCCCCGAGGACCCGCCGCTCGTCGCCCGGCTGCTCGGCGCGATGGCCACCGCCGGGCACTGGATCCGCGAAGGGCTCTGGGTTGTCCACCGGATCGACCGCTCGACGTCGGGGCTGGTCCTCTTCGCCCGCTCCGAACGGATCGCCGAGGAGCTGCGGGCGCAGTTCTTCGCCCGCACGCCGCTCAGGGAGTACGTCGCCTGGACGGAGGGGATCCCCGCCCCGCCCCGCGGCGAGCTGTCCCACGTGCTGGCCGAAAACGAGAAGTCGCGGCGGGTCTACGTCGCCCGGTCCGGCGAGGAGGGCAAGGACGCGCGGCTGGAGTACGAGGTCGAGGCGCAGACGAGCGCCCCCGCCCCGCGGGCCCGCGTGCGGGCGCGCCTCGTCACCGGGCGCCGCAACCAGATCCGCGTGCAGTTCAGCGCCGCCGGCTGGCCGATCCTCGGCGACCGCTTCTACGGGGCGAGCGACGAAGGGCCGGGGCGGACCGCGCTCCACGCCGCGCGGCTCGGGTTCGTCCACCCCGGCCTCGGCGCCCCGGTCGAGTACGAAGCGCCGTGGCCGGCCGACCTCGTCAAGCTCGACCGACGCCTGTTCGCGCAGCGCTCGCCGACCTTGCGCCGCCGGCGCTGACCGTCCGCGCCGCGCGGCGGCCGCCGTCCGCGCCCCGCCGAAGCCGCCGAGGACGCGGGGCCGCGGCGCCCCGCCTCAGCGGTCTTCGGCGGAGGCGGCGGGAATCTCGACCCAGAAGACCGTCCCGCCGCCGTCCCGCGGCGCGAAGTCGATCGCGCCGCCGCAGGACGTGACGA
This region of bacterium genomic DNA includes:
- a CDS encoding RluA family pseudouridine synthase produces the protein MTPFVVPEGSTATIAVLLRGALGCSHREAKELVLAGRALVNGVATLDVAARPRGGAEISLAPEGAPRPKRPLEGPGFRVVHIDEWIVVADKEPGIVTVPTANESPEDPPLVARLLGAMATAGHWIREGLWVVHRIDRSTSGLVLFARSERIAEELRAQFFARTPLREYVAWTEGIPAPPRGELSHVLAENEKSRRVYVARSGEEGKDARLEYEVEAQTSAPAPRARVRARLVTGRRNQIRVQFSAAGWPILGDRFYGASDEGPGRTALHAARLGFVHPGLGAPVEYEAPWPADLVKLDRRLFAQRSPTLRRRR